From the genome of Pseudomonas sp. gcc21, one region includes:
- a CDS encoding AAA family ATPase, whose protein sequence is MRVVVLSGPESTGKSWLANDLHRRFGGLLVGEYVRQFIDNEKRDTCYADVAVIARRQLIQEDAARQQRPELLILDTNLLSNMLWSRTLFSDCPAWLEKELLARHYDQYLLLSPDGVPWTADGQRCQPEAGHRRAFYQDCKDWLSHHQQPVVEVGGSWTARQERCRKVVTELLSSERRG, encoded by the coding sequence ATGCGTGTAGTGGTCTTGTCCGGCCCTGAATCAACCGGCAAAAGCTGGCTGGCGAATGATCTGCATCGCCGGTTCGGTGGGTTACTGGTTGGGGAGTATGTTCGCCAGTTCATCGATAACGAAAAGCGCGATACCTGTTACGCCGATGTGGCGGTTATCGCACGCCGGCAACTTATTCAGGAGGATGCCGCGCGCCAGCAACGGCCTGAACTCCTGATACTGGATACCAACCTGCTGAGCAATATGCTCTGGAGCAGAACACTGTTCAGCGATTGCCCCGCATGGCTAGAGAAGGAACTGCTTGCGCGTCACTACGACCAATACCTGCTGCTCTCTCCAGACGGCGTGCCCTGGACCGCGGATGGTCAGCGCTGCCAGCCTGAGGCTGGACATCGGCGCGCGTTCTATCAGGACTGCAAGGACTGGCTAAGCCACCACCAGCAACCTGTGGTTGAAGTGGGTGGCTCCTGGACAGCCCGGCAAGAGCGTTGCCGCAAAGTGGTGACAGAGCTGCTATCGAGTGAACGCCGGGGTTGA
- a CDS encoding MATE family efflux transporter has protein sequence MIGLPIMGGMLSQSLLNLVDAAMVGTLGSEALAGVGLGSYATFMSIALVMGLGAGVQAMVARRGGEGDTGNLARPLNEGLLIAALLSVPLTLLCWLNASRIIGFLSEDPAVIDIGTEYFQWRTLAIIAVGANFAFRGYWNGIRRSGRYLQILVVMHLCNVVISYGLIFGKLGLPEMGAAGSGLGTCIAMFLGSLLYAFMTWRSGRDHGFLRTRPRGRGLRAMLRLSIPNSLQQFFFATGITTLFWIIGQVGTPELAIAHILINLALFLILPGVGMGMAATTLVSHSLGEREPEEAYRWGWDVVRVAACALFIMGMPFWLMPEQVLGLFTRDLQLLALGEWPLRITGLGMALDATALVLTQALLGAGASRTVMGVNLGSQWLIFLPCAYLAGPVLGGGLLTIWLMQSLYRAMTSVIFAVMWRRRHWAEIRI, from the coding sequence TTGATTGGTCTGCCCATCATGGGCGGGATGCTCAGCCAAAGCCTGCTGAATCTGGTAGATGCCGCCATGGTCGGTACGCTCGGCAGCGAAGCGCTGGCCGGCGTGGGTCTCGGCAGTTATGCGACGTTCATGTCTATTGCTTTGGTCATGGGACTTGGCGCCGGGGTTCAAGCGATGGTGGCGCGACGTGGCGGTGAAGGCGACACCGGCAACCTCGCCCGCCCGCTCAATGAAGGGCTGTTGATTGCGGCTCTGCTGTCGGTCCCGCTGACGCTACTGTGCTGGCTGAACGCGAGCCGGATCATCGGCTTTCTGTCTGAAGACCCCGCCGTCATTGATATCGGTACTGAATACTTCCAATGGCGCACCCTGGCGATCATCGCGGTGGGAGCCAACTTTGCGTTTCGTGGCTACTGGAACGGCATTCGGCGGTCGGGCCGATACCTGCAGATACTGGTCGTGATGCATCTATGCAACGTCGTAATCAGCTATGGGCTGATCTTCGGCAAGCTCGGCCTGCCTGAAATGGGCGCAGCCGGATCGGGGTTGGGCACCTGCATAGCCATGTTCCTGGGCTCTCTGCTTTACGCCTTCATGACCTGGCGTTCCGGACGCGACCATGGCTTCCTGCGCACGCGCCCACGCGGCCGCGGATTGCGGGCGATGCTCAGACTGTCGATTCCCAATTCGCTGCAGCAGTTCTTTTTTGCGACAGGCATAACCACCCTGTTCTGGATCATCGGCCAGGTGGGCACACCCGAACTGGCCATCGCTCACATACTCATCAACCTGGCACTGTTCCTAATTCTTCCGGGGGTTGGCATGGGGATGGCAGCGACTACGCTGGTCAGCCATAGCCTGGGAGAACGCGAGCCGGAAGAGGCCTACCGCTGGGGTTGGGACGTGGTGCGCGTTGCAGCCTGCGCCCTCTTCATCATGGGAATGCCGTTCTGGCTGATGCCCGAACAGGTACTCGGACTTTTCACCCGTGACCTCCAGCTACTGGCGCTGGGCGAGTGGCCCTTGCGCATCACCGGCCTCGGCATGGCGCTGGACGCGACTGCCCTGGTGCTGACCCAGGCCCTCCTGGGGGCCGGGGCAAGTCGTACGGTTATGGGTGTGAATCTGGGCAGTCAGTGGCTGATCTTTCTGCCCTGCGCCTATCTGGCCGGCCCCGTTCTTGGCGGCGGCCTGTTAACCATCTGGTTGATGCAGAGTCTTTATCGAGCGATGACGTCCGTTATCTTCGCGGTGATGTGGCGACGTCGGCACTGGGCAGAGATCCGCATATAA
- a CDS encoding DUF2970 domain-containing protein, with protein MRFRETLSSVLFGALGVQSSKARERDFTKGKPSHFIGLGIAFLVVFVLVILGVVSLVLHFAGV; from the coding sequence ATGCGTTTTCGAGAAACCTTGAGCAGTGTGCTATTCGGCGCGCTCGGCGTTCAGAGCAGCAAAGCCAGGGAGCGCGATTTCACCAAAGGCAAGCCAAGCCATTTCATTGGTCTCGGCATCGCCTTTCTGGTGGTGTTTGTTCTGGTCATCCTCGGCGTGGTAAGCCTGGTGCTGCATTTTGCGGGCGTCTGA